From the genome of Leptolyngbya iicbica LK, one region includes:
- a CDS encoding CGLD27 family protein, whose protein sequence is MIKSRCPVPPEQLPINQYEDMRDSWFYAWGSRDLGSYLKPIVILWLVSWAVTGPMVGASYAPGRYPLSFSLLAAAGACILPMLSLAQLYVGWFHIGQRLQQAAVPYEESGWYDGQTWFKPEEVLNRDRLIMDYQVKPILQRVRNTLALLLGIAVALVIAWKVL, encoded by the coding sequence TGCCCATCAACCAATACGAAGACATGCGCGACTCCTGGTTTTATGCCTGGGGCAGCCGAGACTTGGGTAGCTATCTGAAACCCATCGTGATTTTGTGGTTGGTGAGTTGGGCCGTGACGGGACCGATGGTGGGCGCGAGTTATGCGCCGGGGCGCTATCCCCTGTCATTTAGCTTATTGGCCGCTGCCGGGGCCTGCATTTTGCCCATGCTCTCCCTAGCGCAGCTCTACGTGGGATGGTTTCACATCGGTCAGCGCCTCCAGCAAGCCGCCGTGCCCTACGAAGAGTCAGGCTGGTATGACGGTCAAACCTGGTTCAAGCCAGAAGAGGTGCTCAATCGCGATCGCCTCATTATGGATTACCAAGTCAAACCCATCTTGCAGCGAGTTCGCAATACTTTAGCGTTGCTGCTAGGGATTGCAGTAGCATTGGTCATAGCTTGGAAAGTTCTGTAA
- a CDS encoding alanine/glycine:cation symporter family protein yields MLNSLPFDLALFLDAVTNGLDRALNTSVNALEKTLFFSIGGLPLVILWLLVGATYFTLRMGLINIRAFRHAIAVTLGRYDDPNEPGEVNHFQAIATALSATVGLGNIAGVAIGIQLGGPGAVVWMTLAGFLGMSSKFVECTLAQQYRTVRPDGTIAGGPMYYLSHGLDKLGLPSLGRWLAFAFALLCAIGALGGGNMFQANQTQAAIAQIFPLIDQYPWIYGLLLTAMVGVVIVGGIQRIGTVAGTIVPTMAGLYVLSGVWVIVANLPAVPGAIALITREAFSPQAIEGGMIAVMVQGLRRGLFSNSAGVGSAAIAHAATRTKEPVREGIVASLEPFIDTIVICNLTALVCVVTNAYQTAPDAALGFELVAIAFGQAVSGFSIMLTVAVCLFAFSTIISWGYYGEQCWRYLTGDRWLAAYRVVYVAATFVGTVTQPSAVLAFSDMMLFAIAIPNLLGCMLLSNQVAAALKDYWQRLQTGQMPIHGIKI; encoded by the coding sequence TTGCTGAATTCGTTGCCGTTTGACCTCGCTCTATTCTTGGATGCCGTCACCAATGGGTTAGACCGAGCCCTCAATACCAGTGTCAATGCCCTAGAAAAGACCCTGTTCTTCAGTATTGGGGGCTTACCCCTCGTCATTTTGTGGCTGTTAGTCGGGGCTACCTATTTCACCCTGCGGATGGGGTTGATTAATATTCGCGCCTTTCGCCATGCGATCGCCGTCACCCTGGGCCGCTACGACGATCCGAATGAACCGGGGGAGGTGAACCACTTTCAAGCGATTGCCACCGCCCTCTCCGCCACCGTCGGCTTAGGCAACATTGCCGGGGTCGCGATCGGCATTCAACTCGGGGGGCCAGGAGCTGTGGTCTGGATGACCCTGGCTGGCTTTTTGGGCATGTCGAGCAAGTTTGTGGAATGCACCCTGGCCCAGCAATATCGCACTGTACGCCCAGACGGCACCATTGCCGGTGGCCCCATGTATTACTTATCGCACGGGTTAGACAAACTAGGGCTGCCCTCCCTCGGGCGGTGGTTAGCGTTTGCCTTTGCCCTGCTCTGTGCGATCGGGGCCTTGGGGGGCGGCAATATGTTTCAGGCTAATCAGACCCAGGCCGCGATCGCGCAAATTTTTCCCCTGATTGATCAGTACCCCTGGATTTATGGACTGCTGTTGACGGCTATGGTCGGGGTGGTGATTGTCGGGGGCATTCAACGCATTGGCACGGTGGCGGGCACCATTGTGCCGACCATGGCAGGACTCTACGTGCTGTCGGGCGTCTGGGTGATTGTGGCGAACTTGCCAGCGGTGCCAGGGGCGATCGCGCTGATCACGCGGGAGGCATTCAGTCCCCAAGCGATCGAAGGGGGCATGATTGCCGTGATGGTGCAGGGATTACGCCGGGGACTCTTTTCCAACTCGGCGGGGGTGGGATCGGCGGCGATCGCCCACGCCGCCACTCGCACCAAAGAACCCGTACGCGAGGGCATCGTCGCCTCGCTGGAACCCTTTATCGACACCATCGTGATCTGCAACCTGACGGCGCTCGTGTGCGTTGTGACGAATGCGTATCAAACCGCTCCTGATGCGGCGCTCGGCTTTGAACTGGTGGCGATCGCCTTTGGGCAGGCGGTTTCCGGCTTCTCGATTATGCTCACCGTTGCGGTGTGCCTCTTTGCCTTTTCCACCATTATTTCCTGGGGCTACTACGGCGAGCAGTGCTGGCGCTATCTGACGGGCGATCGCTGGTTGGCCGCCTACCGAGTGGTTTATGTGGCCGCCACCTTTGTCGGTACCGTCACCCAACCCAGTGCCGTACTGGCCTTTAGCGACATGATGCTGTTTGCGATCGCCATTCCTAATCTGCTCGGCTGCATGTTGCTGTCTAACCAGGTGGCAGCCGCCCTAAAAGACTATTGGCAACGGCTGCAGACAGGGCAAATGCCCATTCACGGCATCAAAATTTAG
- a CDS encoding asparaginase, with product MTRAKRYQSPELEVQLLREGIIESVHIGHAVVCDSRGRMLSVAGDGDAATFIRSSLKPFQALAVAAAGTLERYELDDRDLAIMCASHQGRIEQVRQAFHILWKAELEPTQLQCPVPAGKQSSLEHNCSGKHAGMLALCQQRNWPLESYLHRNHPLQLFILNTVAELLSMPADEFIGAHDDCGAPTYLMPLRQMAVLFAKLASGDNLEMERIVRAMTHHPEMVAGPGAFDTELMRLTAGELVSKSGAEGVQCIGRVGEGLGLAIKVRDGSKRAKHAVAVHLLKQLGWVTPDIAEQLADSYMTLSPYKRLDVQGDLDLM from the coding sequence ATGACTAGGGCTAAACGTTATCAATCTCCTGAACTCGAAGTTCAGCTCCTGCGAGAAGGCATTATTGAGTCGGTGCATATCGGTCATGCCGTCGTCTGTGACAGCCGGGGCCGCATGTTGTCTGTAGCGGGCGACGGGGACGCTGCAACCTTTATCCGCTCATCGCTTAAACCCTTTCAGGCTCTGGCCGTCGCGGCTGCCGGCACGCTAGAGCGCTATGAGCTGGACGATCGCGACCTCGCCATCATGTGTGCCTCTCACCAAGGCCGCATCGAGCAAGTGCGCCAGGCCTTTCACATTCTTTGGAAAGCGGAGCTAGAACCGACCCAACTGCAATGTCCGGTTCCCGCAGGCAAACAAAGCTCGCTAGAGCACAACTGCTCGGGCAAACACGCCGGGATGTTGGCGCTCTGTCAGCAGCGTAACTGGCCGTTGGAAAGCTATTTGCATCGCAACCATCCTCTGCAACTGTTCATCTTGAATACGGTGGCAGAGCTGTTGAGTATGCCCGCTGATGAATTTATCGGGGCGCACGATGACTGTGGTGCGCCGACCTATCTCATGCCCCTGCGACAGATGGCCGTGCTATTTGCCAAGCTGGCCTCGGGCGACAATCTCGAGATGGAACGCATCGTGCGAGCCATGACTCACCATCCAGAAATGGTGGCTGGCCCGGGCGCTTTTGACACTGAGCTAATGCGCCTGACCGCAGGCGAGCTAGTCAGCAAATCGGGGGCCGAAGGTGTTCAGTGTATTGGTCGAGTCGGCGAAGGTCTGGGCCTTGCCATTAAAGTGCGGGACGGCAGCAAGCGGGCCAAACATGCAGTGGCTGTGCATTTGCTCAAGCAATTAGGCTGGGTCACGCCGGATATTGCGGAGCAGTTGGCTGACAGCTACATGACGCTGAGCCCCTATAAACGGCTGGATGTGCAAGGCGACCTCGACTTGATGTAA